The following nucleotide sequence is from Cytobacillus luteolus.
ATTTACCCTTTGACGCAGAGACTTTTTCAGCAGTAATGGCAATAAATTCTCTAGAATGGACAGCAAATCCTCTTAAGGCAATAAACGAATGTAGCAGAATTTTGAAACCTAATGGAATCTTATGCGTAGGATTACTAGGGCCAACTGCTGGACCTAGACAAAATGCATATCGACGATTGTATGGAGAAGATGTTATTTGTAATACAATGATGCCGTGGGAATTTCAGCAACTTGTGATGGAAAATGGCTTTGAAGTGATTGATGGCCAGGGTGTATATAAAAATGCGGTTGATCTTTCGAAAATCAATCACTACCCTCTAGAGCTAAAGCAGGCATTAACTTTTATGTGGGTATTTATTTTAAAGAAG
It contains:
- a CDS encoding class I SAM-dependent methyltransferase — protein: MENNNWHKEVEKQWDNRANFWNQNSENMWEKGSRSTIIPFLKRYLQPEMNILDAGCGDGYGSYKLYQEGFNVTGVDISKEMIERAKLRLESKRLHYKQADLSDLPFDAETFSAVMAINSLEWTANPLKAINECSRILKPNGILCVGLLGPTAGPRQNAYRRLYGEDVICNTMMPWEFQQLVMENGFEVIDGQGVYKNAVDLSKINHYPLELKQALTFMWVFILKKKG